Proteins found in one Neurospora crassa OR74A linkage group II, whole genome shotgun sequence genomic segment:
- a CDS encoding Ski8 → MSKQYLTLHTVDQAHPTEIFSLAPTPNALISASGSSHLLIHSTTTSPTFPLTQTLSNAHRLGCHHITTARGGPGNTFVSVGFGGDTKVWHRNPETDQWSLYWTLPTPDNKKEKGDVWAVALSADEGYLAATTSDGRIHVWDVLGKAKIQTYETGASAGGGGGHDSVGTGSFAMAVDLSRDGKFTASGHENGGVYVFNNDAGRMVYSLSGLAKPIRAVAFSPGCKRLAAAGNAGIIAIYDMQHGEHVANLSATGTRPAWITSIDWNDTGEYLLSGSLDGKVRVWDVARGVCVATHSETESALWCVRWLPKSEKVLAPGMGKGEMFVAAGANRSLTFYREATGS, encoded by the exons ATG TCGAAACAATACCTAACCCTCCACACGGTGGACCAAG CCCACCCAACCGAAATCTTCTCTCTAGCCCCCACCCCCAACGCCCTCATCTCCGCCTCCGGCTCCTCCCACCTGCTCATccacagcaccaccacctcaccCACCTTTCCTCTCACGCAAACCCTCTCCAACGCCCACCGCCTCGGCTGCCaccacatcaccaccgcccgcGGCGGTCCCGGCAACACGTTTGTCTCTGTCGGTTTCGGCGGCGACACCAAAGTCTGGCACCGCAACCCCGAAACCGACCAGTGGTCGCTCTACTGGACACTCCCGACCCCCGAcaacaagaaggaaaagggcgATGTCTGGGCCGTTGCGCTGAGTGCGGACGAGGGATATCTAGCGGCTACGACAAGCGACGGACGGATTCACGTGTGGGATGTTTTGGGGAAGGCAAAGATACAAACCTACGAAACGGGGGCGAgtgcaggtggtggtggtggacacGACAGTGTAGGGACGGGCAGCTTTGCGATGGCGGTGGATTTGAGTAGGGATGGCAAGTTTACGGCGAGTGGACATGAGAATGGCGGGGTGTATGTGTTTAATAATGATGCGGGGAGGATGGTTTATTCGCTTTCTG GCCTCGCAAAACCAATCCGCGCCGTCGCCTTCTCCCCCGGCTGCAAGCGTCTTGCCGCCGCTGGCAACGCAGGCATCATCGCCATCTACGACATGCAGCACGGCGAGCACGTCGCCAACCTATCTGCCACGGGCACTCGGCCCGCATGGATTACATCGATCGACTGGAACGACACGGGCGAATACCTGTTGAGCGGATCGCTGGACGGCAAAGTCAGGGTGTGGGATGTGGCGAGGGGTGTCTGTGTCGCGACGCACAGTGAGACGGAAAGCGCCCTCTGGTGTGTGAGGTGGTTGCCAAAGTCGGAGAAGGTGCTCGCCCCGGGGATGGGTAAAGGGGAGATGTTTGTGGCGGCGGGAGCGAATAGAAGTTTGACGTTTTACCGGGAGGCTACTGGGTCATAG
- a CDS encoding mitochondrial ribosomal protein subunit L32 produces the protein MAAMTAAAAAPAMRLFNPSTFFQTLRTQRFGVPALNFAVPAAAISLLPSIPSLLEDIWEGILRAVPKKKTSHMKKRHRQMAGKALKDVTHLNRCPACGNLKRMHHLCSTCLGKLKGFMDRNGGSNAKAY, from the exons ATGGCCGCCatgactgctgctgctgccgccccCGCCATGCGGCTCTTCAACCCCTCGACCTTCTTCCAAACCCTCAGGACACAGCGCTTCGGTGTCCCCGCCCTCAACTTCGCCgtgcccgccgccgccatctcgCTCCTCCCGTCGATACCGTCGCTGCTCGAGGACATCTGGGAAGGCATCCTGCGCGCCgtgcccaagaagaagacgtcGCACATGAAGAAGAGACACAGGCAGATGGCCGGCAAGGCGCTCAAGGACGTGACACATCTCAACCGGTGCCCGGCTTGCGGCAACCTCAAGCGGATGCACCACTTGTGCTCCACCTGCCTGGGAA AGCTCAAGGGCTTCATGGACCGTAATGGTGGCAGCAACGCCAAGGCCTACTAA
- a CDS encoding cell division control protein 10, translating to MSTMGPATVHPETHVGFDSITSQIERKLLKRGFQFNVICVGQTGLGKSTLINTIFASHLIDSKGRLQPDETVRSTTEIQSVSHIIEENGVRLRLNIVDTPGYGDMINNDRCWDPIVKYIKDQHSAYLRKELTAQRERYIQDTRIHCCLFFIQPSGHSLKPIDIVVLKKLSDVVNVVPVIAKSDSLTLEERQAFKERIKEEFAFHNLKMYPYDNDELDEEERSLNQQIKSLIPFAVVGSEKSIVVNGKQVRGRQNRWGVINVEDENHCEFIYLRNFLLRTHLQDLIETTSQIHYETFRAKQLLALKESSAQGHSSRPISPAADREMSRNSQRMTMNGY from the exons ATGTCGACCATGGGCCCTGCCACCGTCCACCCCGAGACCCACGTCGGTTTCGACAGCATCACCTCCCAGATTGAGCGCAAGCTGCTCAAGCGCGGCTTCCAGTTCAATGTCATCTGCGTTG GCCAAACCGGCCTCGGCAAGTCGACcctcatcaacaccatcttCGCTTCCCACCTCATCGACTCCAAGGGCCGCCTCCAACCCGACGAGACCGTCCGCTCCACCACCGAGATCCAGTCCGTCTCCCACATCATCGAGGAGAATGGCGTCCGTCTCCGCCTCAACATTGTCGACACCCCCGGCTACGGCGACATGATCAACAACGACCGCTGCTGGGATCCCATTGTCAAGTACATCAAGGACCAGCACTCTGCCTACCTCCGCAAGGAGCTCACTGCCCAGCGTGAGCGCTACATCCAGGACACCCGCATCCACTgctgcctcttcttcatccagcCCTCGGGCCACTCGCTCAAGCCCATCGACATTGTCGTCCTCAAGAAGCTGTCGGATGTCGTCAACGTGGTGCCCGTGATTGCCAAGTCGGACTCCCTTACGCTGGAAGAACGCCAGGCCTTCAAGGAGCGCATCAAGGAGGAGTTTGCCTTCCACAACCTCAAGATGTACCCCTACGACAACGACGAgcttgacgaggaggagcgcTCCCTGAACCAGCAAATCAAG AGCCTCATTCCCTTCGCTGTTGTTGGTTCCGAAAAGAGCATCGTGGTCAACGGCAAGCAGGTCCGCGGTCGCCAGAACCGCTGGGGCGTGATCAACGTGGAGGACGAGAACCACTGCGAATTCATCTACCTCCGaaacttcctcctccgcacCCACCTCCAGGACCTCATCGAGACCACATCCCAGATCCACTACGAAACCTTCCGTGCCAAGCAGCTATTGGCCCTCAAGGAAAGCAGTGCGCAGGGACACAGCAGCAGGCCAATCAGCCCGGCTGCGGATCGCGAGATGAGCCGCAACTCTCAACGCATGACCATGAACGGCTACTAG